In Pseudofrankia saprophytica, one genomic interval encodes:
- a CDS encoding DUF4097 family beta strand repeat-containing protein translates to MSGPVGNALVVVLAAVFLALAVGGLRLLRRPPVSAVRTVEGVRAVEVRLMAGRVEIGEDDRADARVDLTVRRRVGQALPRLTVADGTLRLDGETSEARLRLRLPRATPARVELRAGEISMWGSAGDLALVTETATIAARELSGTEVTARAAAGDISLHFTGQPRRLAVTGGSGTITIVLPDGRYAVEVESADPASPARVDVDTDPDAPSAILVRSHGGPVRVGTPAAGGTRPI, encoded by the coding sequence GTGTCCGGTCCCGTCGGCAACGCGCTCGTGGTGGTGCTCGCGGCCGTGTTCCTCGCGCTCGCGGTCGGCGGGCTGCGGCTGTTGCGCCGCCCGCCGGTGTCCGCCGTGCGCACGGTCGAGGGGGTACGCGCCGTCGAGGTTCGACTCATGGCCGGCCGAGTCGAGATCGGCGAGGACGACCGGGCCGACGCGCGGGTCGACCTGACGGTACGTCGCCGGGTGGGCCAGGCCCTTCCCCGGCTCACGGTGGCCGACGGGACGCTGCGCCTGGACGGCGAGACGAGCGAGGCGCGGCTGCGGCTGCGGCTGCCGCGCGCGACGCCGGCGCGCGTCGAGCTGCGCGCCGGCGAGATCAGCATGTGGGGCTCGGCGGGGGACCTTGCGCTGGTGACCGAGACGGCGACGATCGCCGCGCGCGAGCTGTCCGGGACGGAGGTCACCGCGCGCGCCGCGGCCGGGGACATCAGCCTGCACTTCACCGGCCAGCCGAGGCGGCTCGCGGTCACCGGCGGGTCCGGGACGATCACCATCGTGCTGCCGGACGGCCGCTATGCCGTCGAGGTGGAGTCCGCGGACCCTGCGAGCCCGGCGCGCGTCGACGTCGACACCGACCCGGACGCGCCAAGCGCCATCCTGGTGCGCAGCCACGGCGGCCCAGTCCGCGTCGGCACCCCCGCCGCCGGCGGCACCCGCCCGATCTGA